Within the Medicago truncatula cultivar Jemalong A17 chromosome 4, MtrunA17r5.0-ANR, whole genome shotgun sequence genome, the region AACAACATTTCGCTAACCTCTCCATTGAAATTGACGCTGAGGCACTGTTTACGCCTCTATGGAGCTCCAATGTTTTGCTGAGATTAAgctcataattttatatttagatTGTCTTTCCATATTGGTAAATAATAGGGTTGTTAGCAGAGTTTGTAATTCAGTGGCTCATAGCTTTCGAGTGAGTTGTATATCTGACCGGAATGAACAAAGGTGCAACAATGTATACTTCTTTCCACATAATTAGATTCTACGAATGTTAAATTAGTACACTTATGCGACAATACACAAATACAAAAAAGAGAGTAGAAATTATAAGACTTTCAAATGTAAAATGTATATAAAAGCATTCGTTAAGATAAGTGACACTAAATTATTACCACCCATCAAGGCAAAGCTAATTCTAAACCTACGATTCATATCTTAAGCCACGGTTCTGTAGACTATTTTACAATTTGAGCGCCTTCAAAAGAATCATTTTGCATTTCATAATGAAACTATACTTTAGTGGGCCATGCTTGCAATGGCTTCAGATGCCGGTGAGACAAATCATCAGTTGCAGTACAATagacaaatttaaatatgattgatcTACATAGCAGAGAAAATCCAGCATATCCACATGCATTTGCTTTACATCATAACTGAACCTTTGGAAGGCTTCGGCTAGATACACCATGCAATAATTTGACAAACCCGAGAAAGCTTAACTTCCCATCTGTGTGGCGTATCCAGTCATGAAGGACAACATGAACAGGGATCGATGGACCAAGTCCAAGTTCctataaaacaatttttgaagaaatatggTGGTGATTAGCCATGTATACTGATGATTTAATATATAGCGTAgttataaagtataaacaaaatAGGTGTAAATGTGGTATcatgtataataatataactATGGCTGAAGTGCTTTTAACTTACTGAAGCTAGTTCTTCAATGACAATAGCCCTATTTCCATCTTTCTCAAAAAGTTCATATGCACAGCGAGCATGTTGTTCCCAACGATCAAGAGCTTCGAGTTGATGCACACTTAATGCAGCCGcacaaaattcttcaaaatccATCCTTCTATATTGTAATGAACTCAGCTGTAATAAATGGGAAATAGCAGGAACATGTGAGACAACAACCAGTCAAACTAATTCGGAATCTACAATAATAGAACAAGGTATTATTACCGAGGAAAGAAAATCAGTGATACGAGACTCTTTCATGGCATCTGTTGCATGTTTCTTCAAGGCCTGCccagaaaaatatgaatgaGAAAACTTGTGGAATCTGACAATAATAAACTTCTTACAAGTTGATATGGCAATCAACCTTGTTAATGTTCTCCAAGGATATGCTGCCGTTTTTGCTTGGTTCCAACAACGCAAATTGTTCTCTCAGATAATAGAGTTCATCGGCAGTTAAAGTCTTAGATAAGGCCTGCCAAAGAAATGAGTATAAATTAACTAATACaattaaaaaccaaataaaGTCATTTTCATCACAAATTGCATTCCAGTGTATTTAGAAACCAAAATACTCACCCTTAAGGCAGCCTTACGCAAGGATGACGATCTCATATATGTCTTCATGAGCTTGAATATTAAAATATCAAGCGGAACTTTTACATCATTGTAATTACGTATCCAAGGATGACCTGTACGCACAAGATTATTGTTCGAATCTCAAGAAATGTCCTACTAGAATCTCGTTTATATTAGAGGTGACAAGAAAACTTACTCAGAGCCTGAGCAGCAGATATTCGCTTCCGAGGGTCCTTATTGAGTAGGCGTTTGACAAAATCTTTGGCTTCTGAAGATAAGGATGGCCAGGGACCTTCGTCAAATCCCGGATCAGCTTTCAAAACTGCCCTAAAAATACCTGATTCTGTTCGAGCCCAAAATGGGCGACTACCACATAATAGAATATATGCTATCACACCTATACTCCACACATCAGCTTCTGTACTGTAAGATCTATGGAGAACTTCAGGAGCCACATAATATGCACTTCCAACAATATCATTAAGCCTTTCATCTGTATTACATGAAAaagtaattaagaaaattgCTGAACTCTCATGAGGAAAAAGATATTAATACCAAAACCAAGGGCTTGTGAAGAAAAACCTGGTCTGACAAAATCTGACAACCCAAAGTCTATAGCTTTTAACTCAGAACTTTCATCCTTTGTAGTGTACAAAAAATTCTGAATAAGAAAACACAAGGGGGGTTAGACAATATGCAATCAATTCGAAATTGAAATCCATATTCAATAATTCAATTTAAGCTAGAGTGAATTGTTTATATATACAATACAAACAACAAGTTTTTCCGGCAAAAATtaattcttgaaattttctgtttctagagtttaaatatatatataaataaattcaacaagttttttataatacaaaaaataatgctAGTCTTCCGCTGACTGGACATGGAATTTGTCATTCTATTTATCCTAGCATCTCTGAGGCTCTGACAAGGAAGCTAGTTTCTATTGTCCAAGTGACCGTGAACTAAATGAAACTGCATAAATTATACTCACGGATGATATTGACCAATATATCATAAAGATGTGTTTCATTTGCAAAACAGTACAGGACAAGACAAAACTTCAAGAATTAtgttggaaaataaaaagggcattttggtatttttgatAGTCTATACAATGGACAAAGAGTTTTCAAGTTTGTCCATTTCCTTGCTACCTATTTTGTCCAGTCCCATGATCAGTTTCTAAATCAAACAATGTACAAAAAAAGTTGTCCAGTCCCCTTTTATGACAAATCAAATGTATGAGTAAACACACACATATGGACAACTGttcaaaggaaagaaaaaatatcaaattaaagtTTATTGAGAAATTCCAAGTTCAGTCAGCTGAAGACTAGCTGACTGATTTGCAAAGACGACTCATGTTGAAAAGTTGGTAAGCTTTATGGAATGTTTTAGAACCCGTGCCAGCGACATAAAGCGATAAGAAAAGATCAGTGAACTTATAGGCTTATATCAGATCTAAAGTCAGTACCATGTCCCTGTGGCAGATGAATGATGCAGAGGCAAAGGTTTTTTGTTTGAAGGGGGAGTAAAATTAGgatatttaaatatgattaaCTATAGCAGACTCTAAGACATTAACTATCTGAAAGACAAATGAAAGAATATGCTCACCTCAGGCTTAAGATCTCTGTGCACCACACCCTGAAGATGACAAAATGCAACAACATTTAGTATCTGTACCATGACAGCTTTGGCATCATCTTCTGAGTATTTCCCTCCTCTGAAGAAGCAATAAATCATGTGGCTAGTAAGTGGCAAGGTGCAATTACtaagttaaattttattattgaaataacGCCGCTAACGCGGCTATGATGGCCGCTGCTCATGTCTAGGGTGAGACGGTGCATGTGGGGGAGGTCACCCACTGCACCGCACCGATAGCGGCTCTATTTCATGCTATTGACAACATAATAATTACCTTGATAGTATCATGTCTAATAGCTCTCCCCCTTCACATAACCTGAAACGTTGATAGTATTCAGTTAATTATGAATATgctatataaacaaaaaattctcACAAGCAGCAGGCATTCAAATCAACAAATAAATGTTAAACCTAATAAATCACCTTGGTGTCACCTATACGTGGGGATTTACTTGCTCTAGAAACAAATCTTAAGCTTAATCTCTTTAACAACTTTATgtgaaatattaatttaacaaatCCAATAGCTGAATCATTAGTTAGACCTATCAATTTTTGATACAGTGTGCAATCTTGCAGTCAATATTTGCTATTTAAAAGTATATTACTCACTGAAAAAAGTTTTATGATTAAGtatcaattttatttcttatattgCATGATTGTTTGTAGACTCGATCTACTTAATAAGAACGTCCCATCCACTAGTTGAATAGATGAAATCTAGTCGAATTGATGAAACTAAATGTTTATACGAAGTTATTTAACAAAGAAAGTTTAAAAGACTTGTTAGAGGAAGTGAATATAATGTATGTATAGATACGCACATACATTTCTTAACTAGGATGTGCAAAGCACTACCAAAAtcataattgaaaaagaaacaaatgcCCTCAAACTTACTCCATTACAATGTAGACATTTTCTTGGTCTTCAAATGCATCATAAAATTTTACCAAATTGCTGTGCCCGTTCAAAGCTCGCAATATTTTGACCTCTCTTCTCACATCTTCAATTGCAATTGCTGTTGTCATCTGGCAACAAAACACTTAAAGATGAATATGTAATTTCTATGTGGTACCCTCTAGAAAGTTTAAATCAAATGCaaggaaacaaaaataaaacacgGAGTAGAATGAATCACGGAGTATAGAAAATTCCAAAATATGGACACAACAAACATTATCGTCCAAATTCCAAGGCAAATTCAATTTCTATACTCTTTATTCCTCAAGTTTAACTCCAATAAGTTTGATCAACATCAATCAAGCTAACTTTTAGATCAAGCTCAGAATAAGAGTACTAATCGAAGCTGATCTACTCTATTTTCACCAAAAAACACGTAAACTAACGCTTCATTCCAAGTCCTAGAAAAACATTTCCAAACAATTCTAAACAAACAATCCTCAACAGCATATCCTTAAACACAAGTAACCAGAAAACAACCTAAAACCTCAAAGTTTGTCAAGCAAATAATATATgaatcaccaaaatcaaaacGAATTCCAAGCCTATAACAATATTCCAAAGTATACCAAGTGATTCATCAAAGAAAGTATCAACACTAAACAAATACAATTTTAAGTTCATGATTAGCTAAAAATAACCATATAAAGTAGAAGAACAGAATCAACCTTTGCTTTAGGAATCACTTTGACAGCCACTTGTTGACCCTTAAACTCACCCTTTTTGAATTTAGCAGCAGAAGTATACCCAAAATGCCCCCTACCCACTTCTTCCCCAACCTCCAACTTACTAGCAAAATCCTTTGAAAACCCAAATCTCTTGTCCAAATCCCCAGCACCCTCCTCCCCCTCTTCCGGTATCGCCGCGGCTTCCTTCTTCCCTTGTCTCCTAGCCAACACAGCCCTTATATGTTTTGCCGGAGACGGCGGTGGAAAGGGTCGCCGGAAAAACCTTCTCGGCGTCGAGTTCCGGCTTCTTTCACTCGCCGGAGTCGACGGAGACTTCTTCAGAAACCGAGCTGGACTTGGACTGTAAAATGGAAAAAACGGAGACTTTTTTCCGGCGATGACGTCATCTTTCCGGTTACCGGTGTAGGGACTTTGTGGGGTCTGTGGGATTTGTGTTGGGTCAGTTTCCGTTTCTCTAAGGGCATATGGGTTTGGTTTCTGTGGCTTTGAAGTGCAACCCCCCATTGTTGAACGATCACAGAagcttgaaagttgaaactacTGAATCATTACTCGTCGCAttgcaaaaataattttctggGTCTTGTTATTTTCTACTAAAGATTCAAACTTTGCAAAAGTTTAAAATgggttggaaaaaaaattgagatagGTTGAACTATAAGTGGATTTGTTTAGGTGTacaagaagatgatgaagaagaagaataagattGGAAAATTTCACGTGACACGTGTCATGCACGTGAGTATTGAGTTTTGGTTTTGGTGTTCATTGAATTTGGAAAgtgaaaagagaagagaaaatggTTATGGGATTGAaaatgatgatggtggtgaagAGAATAGTGAAGCAATAGGTGTGAAGATGGAAAAGGGGATTATTGTAATTGTATTGTTGCCACAGATTTGGCTACATATTGTTCCCCCATTTGACTGAAGGCCAAGAATGCCGTACCAAAAGAAATTACAAGTatataatagaaagaaaaattatgagGAAAATAAAGGGTGATTGTCATGGTGTAATATGAAGGCAAGAATACAAAAActgaaaaacaaaactaataaaGTTTAGGGGGCAGTTATCATTGAATTGAATAAGTATTATTATGTGTATAGTATTTATTCATTGAGTGGTTATGAAATAAGATAGTGatgtataaacaattaaatagaAGATGGATACCATACGACTTtcaattatttattgatttgtTTTCACTCAACTCGTCATATGCTTCAAGTAAGCAAACTCCAATTTTAGAGCATAGCATATTCTTGACTTCATTAACCacttagttatttattataaacgGTTTGGGCATATGCATGCCTCATCCCTATTTTCTTGGCTTGAATCACATATCATGCCAAACTTCTTTCTTACATACATCACTATCTAAGTAATCTATAAGGTGATTTTGTAGATGtaataatataaatacaaaatagaacCGATTACTTAAATCAAAATTTagatttgtttgaatttaagtATGGATGATTAGTCACGCATCAAAGTTATAATAGTTAAATGAAGGATATAAGAGAATGATGAGTCGTATACTAAAAAGTCGTAAGATTTTGATGGAGATGTGATGTCAAGGACTTGTGGTCTTGGTCAATAATTTCTTGATGCTTTGACATTCCCTTGAACTCTCCAACAAAGTGGTGTTAGAGTGAGGTTGAGCTTGGTGGTGGAGTGGACCATTGTGTATTTGATGGTTGTGTCAAAAGTATTTTTGACGATGTAGTTAGAAGACATGCTTTGTCTGTTGGCAACGATAATATTACAAGTATATGTTGTGGAATACTTACATTTGATAGGAGATTGTTGGAATTCATGTTTGAGTAGTCTCTCATCAGGTATAAACATGCTAAATGAATATATAAGAGTGGTGATTAATATACTAAATGAAGATATTGTGTCAAAGTCTTTTAGTGCTATGGATCATTAGTTTTGTTGCTCCATAATGTTCTCCAAAAACAtaatgtcaaatttttttagtgttcataataattaatttgttgttGCTGCTATAGTGCTCCACTAAAACATAgttcaaaaaatatttgttgaaaatatgTTTGATATTCAACTATAAGGAGACATTTTACAATTTTGAggtaaatttatttttggtaatCTAAGGTATTTTCTATAGGAATTGCAATGGGGTATGTAGGTAGGTTATCTCGCATTAGGGTTTAGTGAGGTGGATGGAGTTTAGGTCATGTTAGGGGAGTCTCCTCGTATATGTTTATAAATAGGTCTAGTTAGCTCCTCATTAGGGTTAGGTTATGGATCAGATTATCTTACTTGGATGATCGCCCACACTGTTAATTTTGTAATCCTCAAGCACTAATTGTTCACACTGAATAAAAAATGGCCTGGATCAATGTTGTTTGACTACAATTGTCAACTGTTCGAAATCCATATTGGTATATAAGCCCCCCAAAGCACAGGCTCTATAAGAGTGAAATGGTTGAGAAGTGTCGCTCAATGTTCATGATGTGGACTAAGTACCAATTCCTCAAAACTTATAAGTACACAAGTTATTCAAATGAGGCTTGTAAGAATGAAGTTATTGATGAAATAGTTTAATTTGACATGACCAGTCAGTTGGATACTTGGTAAAACGGTGCATTTTGGACACCTCTCTCCCAAAGTTTTATTTGCTCCTTGAACATTATGACATAtcctaaaatatgttttttttttccttacgcATGACCAAAGATCAAATTTTGGACCAAATAATAGTTAAGAGATCCAAATATCTATCATATGTGTTACACcactttaacaatttttttctttaaattaaaaaaatgtgtaataaaaatattcatgcAGGAATTGACGAATATAATTGTCTTGAGGTAGGGCGGCTCTAACAGAAATGAcgaatataattattattttttcacttaaatattaaaaaatctcATATATACGTTAGCTAATACCtaaactgttttttatttttattttaataaagcTAATACATAAGCTTTTGAGTGCAATTTAATATACGTGTGCGATGCTAttctaactttttattttaattttttattataataacatAGTCTAAGATatctctaataaaaaaaatatagtataagACATGTTGTTTTCTTGGGACTAAGATACGGATCCGGTACATGGAAGGAACTTGATCTGCGAGTCCATATGATTTGTGTTTCACAtgcaatcaattttaattttaaattactaACTAGTATCTATCAAGCTAACAATGCACGTAACACTACTTGGAGGTTCTCACCCATGTGCAGTGCCAACTTATCCATTAAATACCGAGTAATTCGCAAGCAATCCCTATATCCTAAATATGGTAATGATGTTCAAGGATAATAACAAAGTTTTCGCTGTTGTAGTCCATTTACAAACTCATCACCCAACCTAAATTGTAgtacaaatcaaatcaaatcaaattgattCAGATTAGGCAAACTTTATATCAGAGTTAAAATCAACTTCGGTACCAATAATTTATCTAAAATcataagggttaaatataatttagccaaactttataaatatgtcaactttttgttttaatcatctaaaattttccttcaacttttagtccttataaaattttcaatcactattgtttgtccctatttttaatttaatttttgtattttttaattaaattgcgcagaaatatgtataatattctaaaaaaaattcctacaaaaaattagaattttttaacaaaacacaaattaaatatgaatttttaaccgtaaaacatataaaaattcatattaaattcatgttttgttaaaaaattttaaattttttttggcgtgattcttgtaatattttgaatttttctggaaaattttattaaaaaatataaattttacatatgagtttactttaaaagagggaccaaaagtgaagattaaaaattttatagggactaaaagttgaaggaaaattttagaggaactaaaacaaaaaattaacatatttatagggaccaaaaacatatttaacccaaatcATAATGTATACCTATTGTTTAATACTTGTCAATTTAGTTAAACTAGCTTCCTAAAAGTTGAGAGAATCTTAAAAGGAATCTAAGTCTTTTcaagttaaaattaaattggaCATCCTAATTTTCATCTAAATTCTCACCTACAAATGAAAGcccaattatatatattttttttaactgaaaATCTTTCGTAAGTTAAAAGTTAATCCAAACTAAATTTAGTACATAAAATTGGTTTCTAGTTCATTGAATGCAATGGGGTTTTGTCTTTAATACTacttgttttcattttatttcactATTTTCATTATCTTGATGTTAGTACTAAGTCATGTCTTTTAAATATCTCATTAATTAAGATAAG harbors:
- the LOC11441410 gene encoding CDPK-related kinase 5; this translates as MGGCTSKPQKPNPYALRETETDPTQIPQTPQSPYTGNRKDDVIAGKKSPFFPFYSPSPARFLKKSPSTPASERSRNSTPRRFFRRPFPPPSPAKHIRAVLARRQGKKEAAAIPEEGEEGAGDLDKRFGFSKDFASKLEVGEEVGRGHFGYTSAAKFKKGEFKGQQVAVKVIPKAKMTTAIAIEDVRREVKILRALNGHSNLVKFYDAFEDQENVYIVMELCEGGELLDMILSRGGKYSEDDAKAVMVQILNVVAFCHLQGVVHRDLKPENFLYTTKDESSELKAIDFGLSDFVRPDERLNDIVGSAYYVAPEVLHRSYSTEADVWSIGVIAYILLCGSRPFWARTESGIFRAVLKADPGFDEGPWPSLSSEAKDFVKRLLNKDPRKRISAAQALSHPWIRNYNDVKVPLDILIFKLMKTYMRSSSLRKAALRALSKTLTADELYYLREQFALLEPSKNGSISLENINKALKKHATDAMKESRITDFLSSLSSLQYRRMDFEEFCAAALSVHQLEALDRWEQHARCAYELFEKDGNRAIVIEELASELGLGPSIPVHVVLHDWIRHTDGKLSFLGFVKLLHGVSSRSLPKVQL